The genomic DNA TTAGTTAAGAACTAAAACCTGAGCATCCTACCTCCACTTTCTATACATTCACAGcatctatttcttttcaaaataacagCCCTTGCACCAAATGCTGCTTTCCACCAGCTCTTAAGATTTCATCACCCATCAGAATAAGCAGCATTAAAGATAGCACCTGCCCCCATGACATATATTCATTACCAATAGCTATCAAAGCTAAACCCAGGTAACAACCTTCTCTCCAGATATGCTGCTCAGTGGTAAGTATATTTCTCCtaaatcagaatgagaaaccttcCTCTTTGGTCCCCTTTCAAAAAGTTTGCTTAGGGGAATTTGAAGCTAGAGAACTCAACTCACCAATAAACAGCCCTATGGTTCAATAAATATACTCTGCTATTAAGTCTAATATACAAACATGATGAAGATTTGAAAATGGAACCCTGTCCAGTTAAGTGCTATACTAGCACTTAACAAGGCTACTGATCATTCATTTACAAAGGAATCATGTTATGTGCAGGTCTGTTTGTGATAAACCTATTGTTTAGACAGATATATTCTttagattgtttttgtttttgttttggccaCTATCTATAGCAAACACTTCAGAGCCATAACTGTCTGCATTCTGGTTAAGTCAGGAATGTTCTTCAGCACTGCTGCTGAATGACCTGCTCCGGATGTGATTTCTAAGTTGCTCTATAAGTTCAGGATTCTGTTGCTGTATCTGCTGAGCAAACTGCTGTCCCCTATAGTAAAGAGGAAAAGTAGTATGAATTAGGGAATTTCCAGTCACAAAATACACATGCAAAAAGAACTGCAAAAGATATGGATACTACCCAAAGGGAACGTCTTGTATAGAAACAAGTTTTAGATTCATAACTTTAGTATCTGCAAGTTTACCAATGCATCCATACAGCATTATTACAGTGCAGTGTTCTTTATAAGAAATGAGACACCCAAGCTAAAAAGTGAGTTCCTGAATGAGGTGAAATccaccaccccatccccaagtGCTTAACCACAAATGAGCCAATGGCTAACAAGTATGTGCTTTTATAGGTCTGCAAATATAATGCAAGGTATTTGTTACTGTAGTCAAGTCTTAATCATCCCTCGTGTGGCAGGTGTTACACCCATTTGGGGATGCTTATGAAGTCACCTAACAGCACTGATCTTTAAACAGGTAAAGAAATTTAATCCAAATTCCTCTGTGTGACTCACAACTGCAAGTGTTAGGTATCACTATAATCATGCCACTTAAAGATCACTCTAAAAATGCAAATAGGGTTACATAGTTATGATCACAAACAGGAAATGGTACTTCTCACTTCATGTGTTTCCACTGGCAGCATCACACAGATTCAAAAAGCAATTCAAAAAGCACAGTAGCTTAAGCAACTTGGAGGTAAAGGTAATGTGCTCAAGAAGATGAAACAAGTTCCTTTAGTAATGATGGGCACTGAAAAAGTGAATAAAAGTTTCCTAAGTGGTCTGAAACattcatatttataatatatgatttttaaatatgtatgtgtgaagggtagggtgtagctcagtggtagactgcatacttagcatgcacaagggttcaatgcccagtacttccatttaaaaaaaacaaactaataataaataaataagcctaattaccacccctcaaaaagtaaaattaaaaaaataaattcttggggagagggtacagctcagtggtagagcgcatgctcaacatgcacaaggtcctgggttcaatccccaagtacctctattatataaataaacctaatttaataaataaattctttaagtatatatatgtttGCGTACCTAAATTCACACATACTTTAAGTAGATATTTGACTTTCATATACATCCTTGAATAGCTATTCAAACCtgctgaaaaaaatgtttcttggaCCCAGATCTTCTGGATTCCTGCCCTTCAATCAGAAAATTTCAATTTATGAACTACTTTTAGATTTAATAATTAATGAGGTCACTGATACTAACAGTaaaagatgaaaatttaaaagaaagcctTGGTACCCTCACCTTAGACACAAACTATAAAACATGAAATACttttttactgtttctattttaaataatacttacGCTTGGATGAGGCTAGACAGGTCAGTTAGGCCCCCAACTCCAGCAGCAGGTCCCCCAATAGCGTTTGTCATCATTCCTGACATTCTACAGTGGGCAAGAGATGTATCACTGGAATTGGCATATACGCTTGGCAAGCAGGATACTGGCCAAAGAAAAGCAGGTAAATAAACACACATTGTGTAGGTTGGACCAAATGGGTATGACTTTAAGTTCCCACTGACCAGCATTCGGGCCAGTTTTATCATTTTGGAGCTGATGTGCTCAATTAGGAGGCTGACAAGTGGAAGCGGGAAATATATGCTCTTTCTATATACTTACAGCTGTTGAACTTGAGGATTCTGCATTAAACTTGCTGCCTGGAATTGAAAAATGGCATCTACCATTAAAGGCAGTTCATagtaacagttttttttaaaagcattggaATAAAAACTAAACCATGTAAGTCCTAACATTTTGCTGAGTTTTAATGTGCTACACAAAGTGAatgatgggaatgtaaaaaaGAGGAGGTACTAGAAAAAATGGTATTGAAAATAcgtttcaaggaaaaagagattACAAGTAACACTACGGACTAAGGATATTGACAGCAGTTTACTTACTACTAACTACTGATCAGACCAGTAAAAgccaaaagtgaaaacagaagctTTACAAACTTCTTTACAAGCTGGTAAAGCGTAAAGAACCTCCTACATTTGAGAAGGGCCACTTCAAAAGAgcaagagaagaggggagggtatagctcagtggtagaatgcatacttagtatgcacaaggtcctgggttcaatccccagtaccgccaccaaataagtaaataaataaacctcattgcCTCCgccaccaataaataaataaataattctttaaaaaagtaagagACGTGACCTTGCTCCGTAGGACTTCGTAGTTTCACTCCTTCCTGTGCTCACAGTGGGAGGGGAATTGTTTTTATCTTCCTGAAGTCCACCCATGGCTTTTCCACAAAGCAGTACATGGGCAGGTTAAAGACAACAGCCACAGCACTATATTACCTCtctcctgccaccaccaccacaaaagcGCTCTTGTTTGTTTCTAAAAAGTTTAGAACTATATAGCTCTAGTGGAAAATAGAGCCAgcaaagcagaaaaggaaatataCTCACCATACTAATGAAGGCTGGATTATTTATTAAACTAGCCATGTCAAAGCTCAGTCCAGTTCCTGTCTGTAAAACAATTATATCTGAGAATTATACTAACcactacaatttttttaatttaaactaatatatatatatttataaatattctatAAAATACTGTGAAAAAGCTGACCTCTCCATAGAGAGGACTATTACTATTTTTCTTGAGAACTTCAGACATGGTAAAAGAGCTGAAATTTTTGCAGAATTCTGAATTTTCATCTCATTAAAACTAATAAAGGAGGGATTTGAAATATAGACTCTTTATCTCACTTCCCTGCCTTATTCTATTCATGCAATTAACTCtgactaaaattatttttcttactttgacTAGCATATTTGTAACATTACTTTTAGAATATAATAAATGTTACCTATTCTGCTGAAGAAGTTATTCAGTATAAAACAGTAATCTAAACCTATGACAATtaaaagtgagattttttttctcttcagaataTGGTCTGACCACTACAAGTTGATTACAGTAAATTGTGAATGACAAAGTCACTCATTTGGCATTAGTAACTTACTGGACTGGATACCTCTCTTAACTTCTGTTCTGCTATTTTCAGATTTGACTTATAGGAGTCATTTTCAGGATCAAGATCTAACGCCTTCTGATAACTTGTAACTGCTTCCTCAAACTTATTCATGGCAGTGAGGGCCAGCCTGAAAAGAATACAGTGTAAGAGTGTAagatatataattaaataacatCAGGACATCATAAATTTAATCAAACACCTAGTTTGTATTCAATTTGAATCCAGATTACACTTAATTTATTCAATGTACGGTTCATCCttaaacaacatgggtttgaagagtgcaggtccacttatatgtgcaTTTTCTTCattagtaaatactacagtactaaaCAATCTGAGGTTGGTTAAATCTGCAGATAGAGAGGAACTGCAGATACGGACGACCTGTGGATACAAAAGGTTTACTATAAGTTACACGTGGATTTTCGAGTGCAGAGGGTCAGCACCCCTAaaccccacattgttcaagggtcaattgtaccATAGTTCACAGGAGTATCACTGCCTTCTAATTCCAAGATTCTGTAAATCTGCACTCTCTCAATTCTGCTTGGTGATAACCTTGGCTCTCCTACATGAATCAAGACTTAATGATTAGAAATGAACCTtacatatctttccatttttaagccTAATATGTGAAACAATTTGCTTTATGAATGATTAAGCTCCATAAAGATGTGAGCTGACTAACAATTCTATGGCCATTTAACACCGTGATGCTAAAACCGTTTTAAGAACTCTGAGCTAGATTTGTACTTCATAATATCTCACTTTCTTCCTTCCTAGCAGAGACACTGAGCCACAATACATATCAATTTaccttaaaaatcaaaaaatagaaacaagtccAATGAAACtgaaacaagaagaaatagataatttgaacaggccaatcactagaagtgaaacagaatctgtaatacaacaaaaaacaaacaaaaaaaaacctccctgcaaacaaaagtccatgactggatggcttcactgtggaattctaccaaacatacaaagaagatgcttttgcacagcaaaggaaaccataaacaataCCAAAAGCTAATCtatgaactgggagaaaatatttgcaaaatatgcgaccgacaagggcttaatttccagaatacacaaacagctcatacaatttaataacaaaaaaacaaacaattcaatcaaaCAAATTTGGCAGAAAACTTagagacatacagatgaccatcaggtacatgaaaagatgctcaatatcgctaattatcagagaaatgcaaatcaaaagtacaatgaggtatcacttcacatcagtaagaatggccatcattaaaaagtccacaaatgataaatgatagagagggtgtggagaaaagggaaccctcctacactgttggtgggaatgtaatttgatgtagccactacggaaaacagtatggagattcctcaaaaaactaaaaatagacttaccatatgatccagcaatcccactcctgggcataaatccagagggaactctaattcaaaaagacacatgcaccccagtgttcaaagcagcattatttataatagccaagacatggaagcaacctaaatgcccatcaacagctgaatggacaaagaagatgtggtatatgtacaatggaatactaatcagccataaaaaagaatgaaataataccatttgcagcaacatggatagacctagagattatcacactaagtgaagtaaatcagacagagaaagacaaataccaaatatatatcagttatatgtgtaatctacaaaatgatacaaatgaacttatttacaaagcagaaacagattcactgacaaagaaaataaacttacggttaccaaaggggaaagggaatgtgggaagggataaattaggagtttgggattagtagatacaaactactatatataaaatagataaaaagcaaggtcctactgtataacacagggaactatattcaatatccagtaataacttataataatcCAATAAtaacatataactgaatcactatactatataccaggaactaacacaacactgtaaatcaactacgcttcaattaaaaaaataatttaaataaatacacaaagtaGGCTGTGGGGTGTTAGCTGGTCACTACTGGGTAAGACACATTAGTtgtgaaatagataaaattaGCAGCCTTTACAACTCGAATAACACATTATTACCCCAAGAACAGGTCAAAGAGTGAGTTACCAAATTTGATGTTTTCCTCTACCTAGTTAGAATTTATTTATTGGAAAATTACTTGAGAATGAAACAATAATGGTACACATGGAAAGATAGTATTgagggttttttaatttttttttcttagtttatttttaagcattactcttttttttttttttttttttggctgactTACCTAACAGACTTCTGATCTAGATAAAATACAACGCCTagccataggaaaaaaaaatctcagagccTAATTAGTTTCCTACCAGTCAACCATGAAAGATACTTCATCAGAATCCTCAATTACTCAACAGtcagtacatatttattggaatCCTGCTGTGTAGCAGgcactattttagattccacaatgAAAAAGGTAAAGTTCCTGAGGTTAAGAAAATTTCATTCTATCTGGGAAGACAAAGCAATAAACATGCAGATAAAAAAGATTAATATTAAAGAGGATAAATAGGGGAACTGCTCAAAGGCAGCCACATTCAAGGGATGTgagcaatgaaaagaaagcagtcaTGAAAGTTAGGGGAAAAGCATTCTAAACAGAAGCAGCAATCAACACCAAGGCCCTGAAAACAATGCAAGCTTGGGATGCTTAAGGAACAGGACAAAGGCGAGGAAGAGGGAGCACAGAAAACTAAGTGTGGGAAGAGATGACGTCAGGGCAACAAAGGACCATGGTTTGGAGTCTGGATTTCATTCTGGTTGCAACAgaatgacatgatctgatttatgcTTTATAAAGCTCCCTCTCACTTGTCTGCAAAGGACCAACAAGATGGGGAGAGTGGAGTgaaggcagggagaccagttaaggAGCTATTGCAATAGCCTAAGTAAGAGACAGTAATTTGGACTAGAGTTATAAACAAGATAGCAATCAATTCTTGAATTCAAGGAGTATCTGGAAACTAGAATTGGCAGGACATGCTGATAGATTAGATGTGTCGGTGTAGTAAGAATGAAGGATGACTCCTAGGCTTCTGACCTGAGCACTGGGTAGGCGGAATGATAGTACATTTAATCAGATGAGAGAGATTTAAGAAGGTAACAAGAGTTCTGTATGGGATATGTTAAGTTTAAAATATCTATGAAACATCTAAGTGGAGATGAAAAGTAGTTGAATATATGAGTATGGAGTTCAGACGTATAACTTAAGAGATTCACCAACAtatacagtttatttttattatccacAGTAATTATGTTCTACAAAGTCAccacaaacactgaattagcaaacACTGAACAATTTCTCCTAGAAGAAGTATAAGGTTatgttcctgtgagcctctggtcacaagaTTTTCATCAACCAATCAATATGCAACCTTGTTTTacgtgtgtttctgtttaaagcaGCCTTATTTAATACATATCACTAATTCATTAGCATTGAACTTAAGCCAACTGCACTAAGAATGCCTGAACAAAACTTATCTAATACATGTTATTTTCTTGGtgaggcacatcacagccttcttgccCTTAGGAACACTAAGATAATACTTCAACCTATGTAGGGGGGCAATTGTAAAAAgggaaatcaacaacaaaaagcacaaaaatgcaatATAGCACTACGCTGACTGTAAAAAAGACACTCATTTTACAGCATGAGAACTGAAACCAAAAGGCAGAGCACTGCTTTATCTGACCTCAGCTGAGATCCTGCATGTCAGGTGACTCAAGTTTTTCACCACTCTGTGGATGACAACAAAAGCACAGTGAGTACAGATTTGgggttacattaaaaaaaaaaaaaaagctttagcaAGTAGGTGAATTCATAAATACAGAATTCATGAATAATGCATATTGACTAAAGATGGAATTTAAAAGCATGGGACACACTGGAATCAAAAGTAGAATATGGACAGAAAAACTGCAGCAGCAGAGGAGGGAGCCCTGGAGCACACTATTATttagaggtgggagaggaggaagagccaGTAAGAGAGACTGGGAAAGAACATCCAGTGAAGTAGAAGGAAAACCATGAAGCGTGGTGTCACAGATGCCTAGAGAATGAAGTATTTCAAAAAGTAGTTACTCATGCCAAATACTAAGAGATGGAGTAGGGTAAGGGTATAGAACTGAATACTGACCCTGGGAAAATACAGACAACTGGAGACCTTGAATTGCGCTCTCAACAGAGTGATACAGACAAATGTCCTACGAGAGTGAGCTGAAGAGAGAATAAGAGACGGTGAAGGTGAGACAGCAAGGTCAGACAACTATCAGGGCCTTTGCAGAGAAACAGGAACTGGGAAATTATGTAGCTGAGTAAAAGGATGGTTCTAACCGATGATTTCTGATGATCTTTTTACAAGCAGTCATTACCATTGTTAGAGACAGAAAAAACTAATGCTGTAAAGACAAAGGAGATGATTACAAGTGTAACGTCCTGGAGAAGGTACAAAGGGATGAGCCCTAAAGCATGAGTGAGTGGGAAGGGAAGTGGTCTTACCCTTCCATTTTAACAGGAAAAAAGGCAATCTGTACAGATACAAATGCAGATAGATTGGTGGGCTTACAAGTAAGAAGAGTTACTTTTCTTCTAAACgcatttattttttcaactgTAAAAGGTTGAGAGTCACCATGGAATGTATGGGGGAAATGTGAAGAGAAGAGTAGGTGTGAAATGGTCAACTCGGAGAGTGGGAAGGTGAATTTAGAAGGAAGTGTAGTAGGATTATCTGCCAAAATATTGAGAGTTCATTTGAGATTTGTGGCCTTGAATATGAAGTGGATCTACTCAGTATGGTTGTATGACTTTCTCCAACAACCAGCCATTCATCACACAACTAATCTTCTCTCTCAAGTTACAGAAATTGCAGTTATTTCCTCTCTCTATGTCATATTTATCTTATTAGTTTAGAGGGTACAATATTAAGCAGGAAATTCACAACCAAGCCATTAAGAACAGCATATCTGATACTATTTGATATACTGTTTTGAACATTCTCCCAGAACTTACCCCATTCTCCCATAGGCCTTGCTGTACTTGGAATCAATTGCTATTGCTTTTTCACAATCCTTTATTGCATCTGTGTAGTGACCTAATTTACTCTGAGCAGCAGCcctaagagaaaaagaagagatttttAATACAAGCAGCATTCAAGGCACTAATTTAGATTTTTCAGGTGGTAATAAAACTACATTTTCCTTGTCCCAATTTGTATATCACTCCCAGTAAATATCTAAATCAAATCAAGATAATTCTataatcaaatgaaaagaaaactcagaaacaCAATTCAGAGAAAATATGCAGGCTGTTTTTCACAGTTTGCTTGGCTACAGACAAGATAAATATGAGAATCCTACAACTGATCTACCTACATACTGCTTCCTAATTCTCCCagacagaaaatggaaaacaCCAGGATGTTTGGGATTATGAAGGAGGAACAAAAATTAAGTGATTGCTGTGAATGGCTACTCACAGTGCTGTACTGTTATGTGATCAGTTTACTAG from Camelus bactrianus isolate YW-2024 breed Bactrian camel chromosome 3, ASM4877302v1, whole genome shotgun sequence includes the following:
- the SGTB gene encoding small glutamine-rich tetratricopeptide repeat-containing protein beta isoform X1; the encoded protein is MSSIKHLVYAVIRFLREQSQMDAYTSDEQESLEVAIQCLETVFKISSEDTHLAVSQPLTEMFTNSFCKNDILPLSNSVPEDVGKADQLKDEGNNHMKEENYAAAVDCYTQAIELDPNNAVYYCNRAAAQSKLGHYTDAIKDCEKAIAIDSKYSKAYGRMGLALTAMNKFEEAVTSYQKALDLDPENDSYKSNLKIAEQKLREVSSPTGTGLSFDMASLINNPAFISMAASLMQNPQVQQLMSGMMTNAIGGPAAGVGGLTDLSSLIQAGQQFAQQIQQQNPELIEQLRNHIRSRSFSSSAEEHS
- the SGTB gene encoding small glutamine-rich tetratricopeptide repeat-containing protein beta isoform X2, with product MSSIKHLVYAVIRFLREQSQMDAYTSDEQESLEVAIQCLETVFKISSEDTHLAVSQPLTEMFTNSFCKNDILPLSNSVPEDVGKADQLKDEGNNHMKEENYAAAVDCYTQAIELDPNNAVYYCNRAAAQSKLGHYTDAIKDCEKAIAIDSKYSKAYGRMGLALTAMNKFEEAVTSYQKALDLDPENDSYKSNLKIAEQKLRETGTGLSFDMASLINNPAFISMAASLMQNPQVQQLMSGMMTNAIGGPAAGVGGLTDLSSLIQAGQQFAQQIQQQNPELIEQLRNHIRSRSFSSSAEEHS
- the SGTB gene encoding small glutamine-rich tetratricopeptide repeat-containing protein beta isoform X3, yielding MSSIKHLVYAVIRFLREQSQMDAYTSDEQESLEVAIQCLETVFKISSEDTHLAVSQPLTEMFTNSFCKNDILPLSNSVPEDVGKADQLKDEGNNHMKEENYAAAVDCYTQAIELDPNNAVYYCNRAAAQSKLGHYTDAIKDCEKAIAIDSKYSKAYGRMGLALTAMNKFEEAVTSYQKALDLDPENDSYKSNLKIAEQKLREVSSPTGTGLSFDMASLINNPAFISMAASLMQNPQVQQLMSGMMTNAIGGPAAGVGGLTDLSSLIQAGQQFAQQIQQQNPELIEQLRNHIRSRI